TGTCGGACATCGCCTTGATATCCAGTTGGCCGATCATCTCAATCTGGGGCTTTTTGAGACCGCTGTCTTCGGCGGCGCCGGAAGGGGTATCGAATTGGGCTACCTTAATCCTTTGATGTTCTATCACTCTTTTCAGTTGAACGACAGCGTTGATGACAACACCTTTCTGGGCATCGATTTCAGTTACTATATTAAGCAGCGCTATAAAATCTACGGCCAGATTCTTTTCGATGATTTCCAGATAGAAAGAAAGAGCGCCGGCGACAATGAACCGAACGAAATCGGGTATATGCTCGGATTTCATTCGCTCGATCTGGGACATATTTTTGATTTTCAGGGGGAATATCTTCGCATAAACAATCGCACCTACAATCAGAAATTGCAACGTAACCGCTATCTCAACCGCGGCGAGCTGATTGGCCACGAACTGGGTCCCGATAACGACCGGTGGAAACTTGCATTGATCAGATGGTTTGAATACCGTCAGCGGCTCAGGCTGGAACTGGCTTATCAGCGGCACGGCGAAGGTACTGTTAATTCCGTATGGAGCGAGCCATGGTTAAGCACACCCGACTATCATGAATCATTCCCGACCGGCACCGTGGAAAAGAAGCTTTCCGCCTCCCTGCAATTTGCGGGATTTATTAAAGGGTTTGCCTATATTGAAGCGTCCGGCGGAATCGAGACATCCCGGAATTTCGACCATATTGCGGGGGACAATCGAACCATTCCCTTTTTCAAAGCCAGACTGACTTTCATCCTCTCCGCACCGCTCAATATCCGATAATTCCTGTATAATCTCCGGAACCTGCCGAACCATTTGCGGTTTAGGAATAAACTGAGATGAGATGCCGCCTTATTCAGCAATCCGTCCGTTTCTGCTCCAAAAGCGGCCGAATGCAGGTTAAAAAAGTTATAAAGGACTGACGATGTCGGAGTCAAATCCTGTTGAAACTGTCAAATACACTAATCACCTGATTAATGAAAGTTCGCCTTACCTTCTGGCGCATGCCCATAATCCCGTGAACTGGTACCCCTGGTCGAAAGAGGCGCTGGAAAAAGCAAAGCGTGAGGATAAACCGATCTTCCTTTCAATCGGGTACGCCGCCTGCCACTGGTGCCATGTCATGGAGGAGGAATCGTTTGCAGATGGTGAAGTCGCCGGTATTCTCAATGAAAATTATGTCGCCATAAAAGTCGACCGGGAACAGCGGCCCGATTTGGATCAGATTTATATGTCGGCTACCATGGCGATGACCGGCTCGGGTGGCTGGCCAATGTCGATCTTTCTGACTGCCGATCTCAGGCCATTCTTCGCCGGAACCTATTTCCCCCCGGATGACCGCAACGGCCGGCCCGGATTCAAGTACATTCTCACCGAGTTGGCCAAAGGGTATAAGGCTGAACGGACACATATCGAAGAGATGGCATCCAGAATTGTCGAAGCCCTGCAATCAAGCCACTCTTCTTCAGATGAAAAAGCACTTCTGGGAAAAAAGAATATTGAATCCGCTGTCCGGGCGCTTATGAATGACTATGATCCGGTTTTGGGCGGGTTCGGCCATGCCCCTAAATTTCCGCACCCGGTGAAACTGGCCTTCATGCTCAGACAATACGCCGCTTCCCGTGACAGCTTTCTTCTGACCGCGGCCGAAAAAACACTTCAGGCGATGGCTCGCGGCGGTATCTATGACCAGCTGGGCGGAGGGTTTCATCGTTACTCCACCGACGGTCGCTGGCTGGTCCCCCATTTCGAAAAAATGCTCTATGATAACGCCCTTCTGGCCTCGACCTATGGTGATGCTTATCTTATCACCGGAAAAGAAATGTACCGCCAGGTGGCCAGTGAAACTCTCGATTTCATTCTTCGAGAAATGACCGGGCCATCAGGCGCTTTCTATTCCTCTCTTGATGCCGACAGCGAGGGGGAGGAGGGAAAATTCTATCTCTGGAAAAAAGGAGAAATTGATTCTATCCTTGGCGATAAAGCCGCTCTTTTCTGCAAGTATTATAATATTACTGCCGATGGGAATTTCGAGGGGAAAACTAATATTCTCAATCTTGACAGCGCCTCCGAGCAGTACCGTGAGAGAACCGGCCTTGCCCTGGAGGAATTTTCGAAGATAATCGATACATCCAGGCAAATTCTTTTCGATATCCGCGCCCGGCGCATTCGCCCGGCTACTGATGATAAAATTCTCACTTCGTGGAACGGTCTGGCTATTTCGGCTCTGGCCAAAGGGTACCGGATTACCGGCGATGAGCAATACCGTGCGGCGGCCCTCAAGGCGGCGCAGTTCATCCGCAGCAATCTTTACCATGACAGCCTCCTGGTACACTCCTGCCGCCAGATGATAAACTCGCCGGGGACATTTCTCGAGGATTACGCCTATTTGATATCAGCCCTGTGCGACCTTTATGAAATTACATACGACTTCGGCTTGATTGAATTCGCCTCGGAATTGGCCACAACGGCCGTGCCGCTCTTTACCGATCAGGCGGGGAATTTTTATCTTTCGCCGGAAAATCAGGCGGAGTATTTTATCCGCCCCAAAGACATTGCCGATGGAGCGCTTCCGGCGCCGGGCTCGATTATGATTCAGGCATTCTTGAGACTGGCCGCAATAACCGGCAATGAAAATTTCCGGAAACAGGCGGAAAAAGGTTTGGCCGCTCTTTCCAGCGGCATCGCCGCCATGCCGCAGGCGATGATTTCGGCCGTGGCCGCCCTTGATTATTTCCTTTCCGACGGGATAGAAATTGTCGTGGTGGGCCATGATGGGCGGGAAGATTTCATGAAGGAAATCTATCGCCATTATATTCCGCACCGAGTAATAGTCGTTTCCGCGCGGGGCGACGAGCCCCTCCCCTTGTTAAAGGGACGCAGGTCCGGCGGCCCCGTCACGGCCTATATTTGCCGCAATTTTGCATGCCTCCGGCCGGTTACTACTCTAGAGGAGCTGAAAAAAGAAATGGATTTACTTTCCGAACAAATTTCTTGAGTTAATCCGGAACATTTTCTACCTTCCCTTAATTATAATCATATAAAGATGGAGAATATGATACAAGATGGTTGAGGCTAAATTGAAATGGACCGGGGGGTTTCGGTTTGAGGGGGTTTCGCTATTTGGACATCCTATCGCCACCGATGCGGCCAAAACCGCCGGCGGCACCGAAAACGGATACAAACCGTCCGAGCTGGTGCTGTTCGGTCTGGCCGGGTGTACCGGAATTGATGTCGCTCAGATTCTTAAGAAAATGCGGCAGGAATTAACCGGAATCGAAATCGAGGTGAAGGGGTATCAGCCTGAGGAATTCCCCAAACCGTTCAATAAAATCGAAGTGCGGTACATATTCCGCGGGAAGAATCTCGATAAAAGTAAGATCGAACAGGCGATCAATCTCTCCGAGGAAAAATACTGTATGGTGAGCCAGACCCTGAAAGGGATGGCTCATATAAATTCGACATATGAAATTCATGAGGAATGAAATGAAAGAAATTGCCTATCAGGTAGAATCAGGAAAATCGTTCGAGGAGCTGACTGAACTTCTCGAGAAAACTTCGCCTGCGCGCGGTTTTCGGGTGCTGGCGGTGCATGACACTCAGGCGACATTGGCCGAAAAAGGCTTCCAGATCGAGCCGCTCAAGATCTTCGAGGTCTGCAATGCCTCGTTCGCTTATAAGGCACTGGGCAAGAATATCGATGCGGCCCTATTCATGCCATGCAAAATCGTCGTTCGCTCCGGGAAAGGGAAAACCGTCATGACCCTGGCGAAACCCTCGATGATTGCCGAGATGCTCCCCGGATCCGGACTGGAGGAGATGGCCAACGAGGTGGAATATCAATTGATTGCGATCATGAATGAAGTTAAATAAGAAGCTCTTGATGAGACTGGCGGTGGGGCTTATATTGGGTGGTCTGGCCGGTGTCGGATTCGGTTACGGCTGCGGCCTGACCGGACTTACGTGACCGATGATCAGTCATACCGGGCGGGCGGCCCTGCTCGGAATGATAGCCGGTGCGGCTATGGCCCTGATTGATTGGAGTTAGATATGCCGATCTTTGAATATAAATGTAACAACTGCGATAACCGCTTTGAACAACTGGTCTATCGGTCGAGCGATAAGATCGCCTGCCCCGTCTGCAATTCCGAGGCGGTGGAGAAATATGTCTCTACTTTCGCCTCGAATGCTTTCGTTGGCCATTCGGCTTCCTGCAACAGCGGCTCTTGCAGCAAGAAAAGCAGCTTTGGCTGAGCCTCCTGCTGATTTCCGGGCCGGTCGGCCCGATTGAGCTGCACTTAAGATGTATGGTGGGGCGGATTTACAACCAGGACAGATGTCCTATTTCATCTCTCTTTTCTTTTGTGCCACGACCGCGATGCGGAATGACTTGCTTCCCGGTTTGTGAAATTTGAAGCAGTCGTAAAATTCCAGAATCTCAAATCCCGAACGGTACAAAAGCTGCTTTATGGTGCTATTATTGTAAGCTTTTTCGGTGTGAATTTCCTCAAACATCTCCCAACGTTTGCCACGCTGCAGAAAGAATGTCGCCCGAAGATCGGCGGTCTTGGCCCGGTCATAGTATATTGACTGCCATATCCAGGCGATCCCGCTGTGGCAGCCGGCATAGACTTTCGCACCCCAGAGAAATTTCAGCGCTCGGGGGGTGTTCATATCGAATATGAAAAGACCATCCGGTTTCAGGTGAAGGTTGACATTGCCGAAAGTCTCGGCAAGCTCTTTTTCCTCCAGAATGTAATTAAGGCTGTCGTAGAAACAGGTGACCAAATGGAATTTTTTAAGGATTTTCCCGCGCTTCTCTTTTATGGCAAAATTGGGCAATGCCTGATGCACCAGATTGAGCGGCAATTTCCTGGCGGCGGCTTTATGCCGGGCCTCCTTGAGCATATCTTCGGAACGATCCAAGCCGGTCATCGCAAAGCCGCTTTCGGCAAAGAGAAGAGCGGCCGTGCCGGTGCCGCAGCAGAGGTCGAGAACCTCTTTGGGGTGATACCGGAATTTTTTGAGCAGCCGGTGCGTATATTCCACCATCCGGGTGGAGAAACGGTCGCCTCCCATCAGGTCATAGACTCTGGCAAAGCGGGTGTATGGTTTAAAACGTGACATTTCGGTCATTAATGAACCGGATTCTTATCGGTTTGGCAACCCCATTCTTGTTCCTCCCGGCAGTTCTGGGATAAATTTGTGCCTGCCGGGCCGCCGTTTGAACCTCATATTTTTGTTGAAATCGCCAACCCGATCGGTTTTTATACTGCTGGAACCATGAACAAAAGCAGCGAAACCTCATAATTGATTTTCGGCCGCGTATGAAGCCTCCGATGGCATCCAAATACCGCGGTTGTAGCGAGCACTGAAAGGAGTTTATATGCCGACAATATTCTGGCTCTGGCTGGCGGCGGCCGTAATATTTCTTATTTTTGAGATCGGAACCCCGACCCTGGTCTTTGCCTGTTTCGTGATCGGTGCGGTCGGGGCTGCGGTCACCTCGACCATGACGCATTCGTATCTGATCCAGCTGGGGGTATTTGCCGGTCTTTCGATCATCCTGATTCCGCTCACCCGCTCGTTGGCCAAGAAAATCACCAAGCCCTCGCCGCAACCGGTTAATGTTGATGCCATGGTGGGACGGCCCGGTTTGGTGACCAAGAAAATCGACTCGCATCACGATACCGGGCAGGTGCGTGTTGAGGGGCAAATCTGGCAGGCTAACGCCGCGCACGTAATCGAGGAGGGGACCAAAGTGATAGTGGATCGTGTGATCGGCGCCCGGCTGGTGGTTTCGAAAGCGGATGATAGCCCAAAGGCATAATCCATAAGCAGGAAAGGAATTTTGATATGCAGCAGTATGTATTCATAGGGTTCGTCATTATCCTGGCGTTCATATTGGGCGGAATGTCGATCCGTATCATCCGCCCCTACGAGAAAGGGCTGGTCGAAAGACTGGGGCGTTACCAGCGGACACTTGATTCCGGATTGAATCTGATCATGCCGTTTTTCGATGTTGTCCTTAAGGTCGATATGCGTGAGGTCGTGCTTGATGTTCCCTCGCAGATGGTGATCACCAAGGATAACGTGAATGTGGAGGTGGACTGTATTATCTACTGCCAGGTGACCGATCCGGTGCGGGCACGGTATGAAATATCGAATTACATCATGGCGGCCACCAAGCTGGCCCAGACCAACCTTCGTAATATCATCGGTGAAATGGAGCTTGACCAGTCGCTCACCTCGCGCGATACAATCAATACCCAGTTGCGCGATGTGCTCGATACCGCCACCGACAAATGGGGCATGAAAGTCAACCGGGTGGAAATCCAGCGGATCGACCCGCCGGCCGATATCACCGAGGCGATGAGCCGCCAGATGAAAGCCGAACGTGACAAGCGCGCCGCGATTCTCGAAGCGGAGGGGGTTCGGCAATCCTCGATTACCAGGGCCGAGGGAAGCAAGCAGGCGGCCATTCTGGAAGCCGAGGGGTATGCTGAGGCGGTTAAGAAAAAAGCCGATGCCGAGAAATACCGGCAGGTGGCGGTAGCCGAGGGTGAGGCGCAGGCGATTTCCAACGTTTTCAACGCCATTCATGCCGGGAAACCGAATAAAGAATTGATCACACTCAAATATCTGGAGATGCTTCCGAAGTTCTCCGAAGGGACGGCCAACAAGATATTTATTCCCTACGAGGCGAGCGGGATAATCAGCGCCCTTTCGGCGATGGTGGAAGGAATAAAGGGCGAGAGCACGCCGCCCCCGCCGGCGCCCAAGGCGTAAAGTAAGTCAAGGAATGGCACGCGCCCCGTGCTCGTGCCATTATCGCTAAGCTCGGGTCCGCCGCGCCGGGGCGTGCACAATATTTGTGCACCAAAGAGCCGGCCAAAATGGGTTTGTTTCTTCGATTTTTAAAATAT
The Candidatus Zixiibacteriota bacterium genome window above contains:
- a CDS encoding thioredoxin domain-containing protein, with translation MSESNPVETVKYTNHLINESSPYLLAHAHNPVNWYPWSKEALEKAKREDKPIFLSIGYAACHWCHVMEEESFADGEVAGILNENYVAIKVDREQRPDLDQIYMSATMAMTGSGGWPMSIFLTADLRPFFAGTYFPPDDRNGRPGFKYILTELAKGYKAERTHIEEMASRIVEALQSSHSSSDEKALLGKKNIESAVRALMNDYDPVLGGFGHAPKFPHPVKLAFMLRQYAASRDSFLLTAAEKTLQAMARGGIYDQLGGGFHRYSTDGRWLVPHFEKMLYDNALLASTYGDAYLITGKEMYRQVASETLDFILREMTGPSGAFYSSLDADSEGEEGKFYLWKKGEIDSILGDKAALFCKYYNITADGNFEGKTNILNLDSASEQYRERTGLALEEFSKIIDTSRQILFDIRARRIRPATDDKILTSWNGLAISALAKGYRITGDEQYRAAALKAAQFIRSNLYHDSLLVHSCRQMINSPGTFLEDYAYLISALCDLYEITYDFGLIEFASELATTAVPLFTDQAGNFYLSPENQAEYFIRPKDIADGALPAPGSIMIQAFLRLAAITGNENFRKQAEKGLAALSSGIAAMPQAMISAVAALDYFLSDGIEIVVVGHDGREDFMKEIYRHYIPHRVIVVSARGDEPLPLLKGRRSGGPVTAYICRNFACLRPVTTLEELKKEMDLLSEQIS
- a CDS encoding OsmC family protein, yielding MVEAKLKWTGGFRFEGVSLFGHPIATDAAKTAGGTENGYKPSELVLFGLAGCTGIDVAQILKKMRQELTGIEIEVKGYQPEEFPKPFNKIEVRYIFRGKNLDKSKIEQAINLSEEKYCMVSQTLKGMAHINSTYEIHEE
- a CDS encoding DUF302 domain-containing protein codes for the protein MKEIAYQVESGKSFEELTELLEKTSPARGFRVLAVHDTQATLAEKGFQIEPLKIFEVCNASFAYKALGKNIDAALFMPCKIVVRSGKGKTVMTLAKPSMIAEMLPGSGLEEMANEVEYQLIAIMNEVK
- a CDS encoding zinc ribbon domain-containing protein, coding for MPIFEYKCNNCDNRFEQLVYRSSDKIACPVCNSEAVEKYVSTFASNAFVGHSASCNSGSCSKKSSFG
- a CDS encoding class I SAM-dependent methyltransferase: MSRFKPYTRFARVYDLMGGDRFSTRMVEYTHRLLKKFRYHPKEVLDLCCGTGTAALLFAESGFAMTGLDRSEDMLKEARHKAAARKLPLNLVHQALPNFAIKEKRGKILKKFHLVTCFYDSLNYILEEKELAETFGNVNLHLKPDGLFIFDMNTPRALKFLWGAKVYAGCHSGIAWIWQSIYYDRAKTADLRATFFLQRGKRWEMFEEIHTEKAYNNSTIKQLLYRSGFEILEFYDCFKFHKPGSKSFRIAVVAQKKREMK
- a CDS encoding NfeD family protein → MPTIFWLWLAAAVIFLIFEIGTPTLVFACFVIGAVGAAVTSTMTHSYLIQLGVFAGLSIILIPLTRSLAKKITKPSPQPVNVDAMVGRPGLVTKKIDSHHDTGQVRVEGQIWQANAAHVIEEGTKVIVDRVIGARLVVSKADDSPKA
- a CDS encoding SPFH/Band 7/PHB domain protein; translated protein: MQQYVFIGFVIILAFILGGMSIRIIRPYEKGLVERLGRYQRTLDSGLNLIMPFFDVVLKVDMREVVLDVPSQMVITKDNVNVEVDCIIYCQVTDPVRARYEISNYIMAATKLAQTNLRNIIGEMELDQSLTSRDTINTQLRDVLDTATDKWGMKVNRVEIQRIDPPADITEAMSRQMKAERDKRAAILEAEGVRQSSITRAEGSKQAAILEAEGYAEAVKKKADAEKYRQVAVAEGEAQAISNVFNAIHAGKPNKELITLKYLEMLPKFSEGTANKIFIPYEASGIISALSAMVEGIKGESTPPPPAPKA